One genomic segment of Longimicrobium sp. includes these proteins:
- a CDS encoding PRC and DUF2382 domain-containing protein codes for MDVSMDDLVSLGELGAGADLGLIGRPVFAGDGTLLGNVADVLGDARGEGPRFIAVALEASVARIPGGKRVFVPYGSARVDDGRRVHLDGVTGESAATLPTTPTNTPLPFRDPDATVLDHARAADSLANSGIVAQAAAQVHGGIGTGTSGLTGTAPAGTGTHGLAAGAPARELAGSEERVVLSEEELVVGKREVPVGEVVVQKHIEEQVIRQTIPVTREKVEVERRPLPPGAGLEPRTEGDIMYIPLVEEELVVTKRLVAREELVIRKTRVIEEQVIEETVRRERAEVIGPDGTRDVIS; via the coding sequence ATGGACGTATCGATGGATGACCTTGTGTCGCTGGGCGAGCTGGGGGCGGGCGCGGACCTGGGGCTGATCGGCCGCCCCGTCTTCGCGGGCGACGGCACCCTGCTGGGCAACGTGGCGGACGTGCTGGGCGACGCCCGCGGCGAGGGGCCGCGCTTCATCGCCGTCGCGCTGGAGGCTTCGGTTGCACGCATCCCGGGTGGGAAACGCGTGTTCGTGCCCTATGGCAGCGCCCGCGTGGACGATGGACGGCGTGTGCACCTGGACGGCGTCACGGGCGAGAGCGCCGCAACCCTCCCCACCACGCCCACGAACACCCCGCTCCCCTTCCGGGACCCCGATGCCACCGTGCTGGACCACGCCCGGGCCGCCGACTCGCTCGCGAACTCCGGCATCGTGGCTCAAGCGGCGGCCCAGGTGCACGGCGGGATCGGTACGGGCACGAGCGGGCTCACCGGCACCGCGCCCGCGGGCACGGGGACGCACGGGCTGGCCGCGGGTGCGCCGGCGCGCGAGCTTGCGGGGAGCGAGGAGCGGGTCGTGCTCTCCGAGGAGGAGCTGGTGGTGGGGAAGCGCGAGGTGCCGGTCGGCGAGGTGGTGGTGCAGAAGCACATCGAGGAGCAGGTCATCCGCCAGACCATCCCCGTGACGCGCGAGAAGGTGGAGGTGGAGCGCCGCCCCCTGCCCCCTGGCGCCGGGCTGGAGCCGCGCACCGAGGGCGACATCATGTACATCCCTCTCGTAGAGGAGGAGCTGGTCGTCACCAAGCGCCTCGTCGCCCGCGAGGAGCTCGTGATCCGCAAGACGCGCGTGATCGAGGAGCAGGTGATCGAAGAGACCGTGCGCCGCGAGCGCGCGGAGGTAATCGGGCCGGACGGCACGCGCGACGTCATCTCCTAG
- a CDS encoding nuclear transport factor 2 family protein: MHPNEALIHRFYTCFQARDADGMQACYHPEATFSDPAFGELDVARAAAMWRMLCARAADLDIQCSSVRADDVEGSAQWAAIYTFTQTGRRVYNQIDARFVFREGLIVRHEDSFSFWRWSRRALGPVGLLLGWSPLLRNRVRATANRQLARYMRESSGT; the protein is encoded by the coding sequence ATGCATCCCAACGAAGCGCTGATCCACCGGTTCTACACCTGCTTCCAGGCGCGCGACGCCGACGGCATGCAGGCGTGCTACCATCCCGAGGCCACCTTCAGCGACCCCGCGTTCGGCGAGCTGGACGTGGCCCGCGCCGCCGCCATGTGGCGCATGCTCTGTGCACGCGCGGCGGATCTCGATATCCAGTGCTCCAGCGTGCGCGCGGACGATGTGGAGGGGAGCGCGCAGTGGGCGGCGATCTACACCTTTACGCAGACCGGCCGCAGGGTTTACAACCAGATCGACGCGCGCTTCGTCTTCCGCGAAGGGCTGATCGTGCGCCACGAAGACAGCTTCTCCTTCTGGCGCTGGTCGCGCAGGGCGCTCGGACCCGTGGGGCTGCTGCTGGGCTGGAGCCCGCTGCTGCGCAACCGCGTCCGCGCGACCGCCAACCGTCAGCTCGCCCGCTACATGCGCGAGTCGTCGGGGACCTGA
- the xth gene encoding exodeoxyribonuclease III yields the protein MKIATYNVNGINARLPILLRWLEEMKPDVACLQELKAPAEKIPEEAIRAAGYGAAWHGQKGWNGVAILVRGGEPEEVRRGLAGEPEDEQSRYIEATVRGIRIGCLYLPNGNPRPGPKFDYKLRWLDRLAKRAAELLDEGGPVVLAGDYNVIPTDLDAYKPERWVEDALFQPEVRDAFRRLVEAGWTDAVRTMHPDQRIYTFYDYFRNAFGRDAGLRIDHLLLSPALAPRLTAVGIDREVRGWEKSSDHVPTWIEIADD from the coding sequence ATGAAGATCGCCACGTACAACGTCAACGGCATCAACGCGCGGCTGCCAATCCTGCTGCGCTGGCTGGAGGAGATGAAGCCGGATGTGGCGTGCCTGCAGGAGCTGAAGGCGCCTGCCGAGAAGATCCCGGAAGAGGCGATCCGGGCGGCTGGCTACGGCGCGGCGTGGCACGGGCAGAAGGGGTGGAACGGGGTGGCGATCCTGGTGCGCGGCGGCGAGCCGGAGGAGGTGCGCCGCGGCCTTGCCGGAGAGCCGGAGGACGAGCAGAGCCGCTACATCGAGGCGACCGTACGGGGCATTCGCATCGGGTGCCTCTACCTGCCCAACGGCAACCCGCGCCCCGGGCCGAAGTTCGACTACAAGCTGCGCTGGCTGGACCGGCTGGCGAAGCGGGCCGCCGAGCTCCTCGACGAAGGCGGCCCGGTGGTACTCGCCGGGGACTACAACGTGATCCCGACCGATCTGGATGCCTACAAGCCCGAGCGCTGGGTAGAGGACGCGCTCTTTCAGCCGGAGGTGCGGGATGCGTTCCGGCGCCTGGTCGAGGCGGGGTGGACCGACGCCGTCCGAACGATGCACCCTGACCAGCGCATCTACACGTTCTATGATTACTTTCGCAACGCGTTCGGCCGCGACGCGGGGCTGCGCATCGACCACCTGCTGCTGAGCCCCGCGCTGGCCCCGCGCCTGACCGCGGTGGGCATCGACCGCGAGGTTCGAGGGTGGGAGAAGTCCAGCGACCACGTGCCGACGTGGATCGAGATCGCGGACGATTGA
- the acs gene encoding acetate--CoA ligase, whose amino-acid sequence MSTPEIKLDSLLQEDRVFPPPPEFARQALVSDAEVYARAAADPQAFWAGWAEQLHWFRRWDTVLEWNPPEARWFGGGTLNASYNCLDRHLDGPNRTKQALLWEGEPGDRRGYTYEELHREVGRAANALKGLGVKRGDRVAIYLPMIPEAAIAMLACARIGAAHSVVFGGFSAESLRDRIRDAEAKVLITADGGYRRGGVVALKRAADQAVEEEGGCPTIEHVLVVRRHGASGDSVGEAAMKDGRDVWWHDVVDAAEPECPAEEMDAEDLLYILYTSGTTGKPKGIMHTTGGYMTQVCATTKWVFDLKDDDVYWCTADVGWVTGHSYVVYGPLAAGATVVMYEGAPDWPDRARMWKIVEDYRVTILYTAPTAIRAFMKWGTDFPAQHDLTSLRLLGTVGEPINPEAWIWYYRFIGGERCPIVDTWWQTETGAIMIAPLPGVTHTVPGSATTPFPGIRADILSLNGECIGTGGGFLAIRDPWPSMLRGIWGDPERFRETYWSKWAGKTVDGSQPGEGVYFPGDGAKRDERGYFWVIGRIDDVLNVAGHRIGTMEVESALVDHPSVAEAAVVGKAHELKGQAVAAFVTLKEGQEPTEALKKELSEHVVRKIGAIARPDAILFAGDLPKTRSGKIMRRLLKDIAEGRALGDTTTLADPNVVQRLKGEYEAKEG is encoded by the coding sequence ATGTCCACGCCGGAGATCAAGCTCGACTCCCTCCTCCAGGAAGACCGCGTCTTTCCGCCGCCGCCGGAGTTCGCGCGCCAGGCGCTCGTTTCGGACGCCGAGGTGTACGCGCGCGCCGCGGCGGACCCGCAGGCGTTCTGGGCCGGGTGGGCCGAGCAGCTCCACTGGTTCCGCCGCTGGGACACGGTGCTCGAGTGGAATCCGCCCGAGGCACGGTGGTTCGGGGGCGGCACCCTGAACGCGTCGTACAACTGCCTCGACCGTCACCTCGATGGCCCCAACCGCACCAAGCAGGCGCTCCTCTGGGAGGGCGAGCCGGGCGACCGCCGCGGCTACACGTACGAGGAGCTCCATCGCGAGGTGGGCCGCGCCGCCAACGCGCTCAAGGGGCTCGGGGTGAAGCGCGGCGACCGCGTGGCCATCTACCTCCCCATGATTCCCGAGGCGGCCATCGCCATGCTGGCGTGCGCGCGGATCGGGGCGGCGCACTCGGTGGTCTTCGGCGGCTTCTCGGCCGAGAGCCTGCGCGACCGCATCCGCGACGCCGAGGCGAAGGTGCTGATCACGGCCGACGGCGGCTACCGGCGCGGCGGGGTGGTGGCCCTCAAGCGCGCCGCGGACCAGGCAGTGGAGGAGGAGGGCGGGTGCCCCACCATCGAGCACGTCCTCGTCGTCCGCCGCCACGGCGCGAGTGGAGACTCCGTGGGCGAGGCGGCGATGAAGGATGGCCGCGACGTGTGGTGGCACGATGTGGTGGACGCGGCGGAGCCCGAATGCCCGGCCGAGGAGATGGACGCGGAGGACCTCCTCTACATCCTGTACACCTCGGGCACCACGGGGAAGCCCAAAGGGATCATGCACACCACCGGCGGCTACATGACGCAGGTGTGCGCCACCACGAAGTGGGTCTTCGACCTCAAGGACGACGACGTCTACTGGTGCACCGCGGACGTGGGATGGGTGACGGGGCACTCGTACGTGGTCTACGGGCCGCTCGCCGCCGGGGCCACCGTCGTCATGTACGAGGGCGCCCCCGACTGGCCGGACCGCGCGCGCATGTGGAAGATCGTGGAGGACTACCGCGTCACCATCCTCTACACGGCGCCCACCGCGATCCGCGCCTTCATGAAGTGGGGGACGGACTTCCCCGCGCAGCACGACCTCACCTCGCTGCGGCTGCTGGGCACCGTGGGCGAGCCGATCAACCCCGAGGCGTGGATCTGGTACTACAGGTTCATCGGCGGGGAGCGCTGCCCCATCGTGGACACGTGGTGGCAGACGGAGACGGGCGCCATCATGATCGCCCCGCTCCCCGGCGTCACGCACACGGTGCCGGGCTCGGCCACCACCCCGTTCCCCGGCATCCGCGCGGACATCCTGTCGCTGAACGGCGAGTGCATCGGCACGGGGGGCGGCTTCCTGGCCATCCGCGACCCGTGGCCCTCCATGCTGCGCGGCATCTGGGGCGACCCGGAGCGCTTCCGCGAGACGTACTGGAGCAAGTGGGCGGGCAAGACCGTCGACGGCTCGCAGCCCGGCGAGGGCGTCTACTTCCCCGGCGACGGGGCCAAGCGCGACGAGCGCGGCTACTTCTGGGTGATCGGCCGCATCGATGACGTGCTGAACGTGGCCGGCCACCGCATCGGCACCATGGAGGTGGAGTCCGCGCTCGTGGACCACCCCTCCGTGGCCGAGGCCGCCGTCGTCGGCAAGGCGCACGAGCTCAAGGGCCAGGCGGTGGCGGCGTTCGTCACCCTCAAGGAGGGCCAGGAGCCCACCGAGGCGCTCAAGAAGGAACTGAGCGAGCACGTCGTCCGTAAGATCGGCGCCATCGCCCGCCCCGACGCCATCCTCTTCGCCGGCGACCTCCCCAAGACCCGCTCCGGCAAGATCATGCGCCGCCTTCTCAAGGACATCGCCGAGGGGCGGGCGCTGGGGGACACGACCACGCTCGCCGATCCGAACGTGGTGCAGCGGCTCAAGGGGGAGTACGAGGCGAAGGAGGGTTGA
- a CDS encoding protein kinase: MSGIEALLRGRTLADRYRIEDVIGRGGMGAVYRSTDERLGRAVAVKVITASAGSDEAARERMRARFRHEAASAARLPHHPNVVPVYDYGTDPTLGMDFIVMELLRGEDLASRLARTGPPPMGVSLRILREASRGVAVGHRAGLIHRDVKPGNVFLAQGDDARELQVRVLDFGIAKAVTEEEDTSSGLTQDGRAPLSPAYASPEQLRGEARLTPASDVFSLGALAFQLLAGQRPFSDADRNRMSVGMEVPIPSLRARNPAVPGEVEGLVQRALAHEPAARFENAGAFADALDAVIRRLPEETAAARVPAGAVVTPPAPDRVYGDDRTVLAGAGDEDRTVLAPPMHPAAGPPPPYTPPQPYAPQPMRPPQPVIPPRRMVEPERSGAGKAFAVGAVVVALGGGVFAYQQMNRDESGEPPLSTLSDSARADSAGTDSMDSTDALALSMEGRRALQAQNFGAAADFFRRASEADPNNAGYRDGYAFALLNLGRAEEAERVLVEAIRINPQYDLLHSHMADALLARGDTTGAVQSLERFIQLTPDRPAQTQAQQRLQALTQALQATPPPPQTFDSTTVPAPTPAPPDTSTAPRDTIRMQG, from the coding sequence ATGTCAGGCATAGAAGCACTCCTCCGCGGCCGCACCCTCGCCGACCGCTACCGGATCGAGGACGTGATCGGGCGCGGCGGGATGGGCGCCGTGTACAGGTCGACCGACGAGCGGCTGGGGCGCGCGGTGGCCGTCAAGGTCATCACCGCGTCGGCGGGGAGCGACGAGGCCGCCCGCGAGCGGATGCGCGCCCGCTTCCGCCACGAGGCCGCCTCCGCCGCGCGCCTTCCGCACCACCCCAACGTGGTGCCGGTGTACGACTACGGCACCGATCCCACGCTGGGTATGGACTTCATCGTGATGGAGCTGCTGCGCGGCGAGGACCTCGCGTCGCGGCTCGCCCGCACGGGTCCGCCCCCGATGGGTGTGTCGCTGCGCATCCTGCGCGAGGCGTCGCGCGGGGTGGCGGTGGGGCACCGCGCGGGGCTCATCCACCGCGACGTGAAGCCGGGCAACGTCTTCCTGGCGCAGGGCGACGACGCGCGCGAGCTGCAGGTGAGGGTGCTCGACTTCGGCATCGCCAAGGCCGTTACCGAGGAGGAGGACACCTCCAGCGGCCTCACGCAGGACGGGCGGGCGCCGCTCTCCCCCGCGTACGCCTCGCCCGAGCAGCTTCGCGGCGAGGCGCGGCTGACCCCGGCGTCGGACGTGTTCAGCCTGGGCGCGCTCGCCTTCCAGCTCCTCGCCGGCCAGCGGCCCTTCAGCGACGCTGACCGCAACCGCATGTCGGTGGGGATGGAGGTGCCGATCCCCTCGCTCCGCGCGCGCAACCCGGCCGTCCCCGGAGAGGTGGAGGGGCTGGTGCAGCGCGCCCTGGCGCACGAGCCCGCGGCGCGCTTCGAGAACGCGGGCGCCTTCGCCGACGCCCTGGACGCCGTGATCCGCCGCCTGCCGGAAGAGACCGCCGCCGCGCGCGTCCCCGCCGGCGCGGTGGTCACGCCGCCGGCGCCGGACCGCGTGTACGGCGACGACCGCACCGTCCTGGCCGGTGCGGGAGACGAGGACCGCACCGTGCTCGCGCCGCCGATGCATCCCGCGGCCGGGCCGCCGCCGCCCTACACGCCGCCGCAGCCGTACGCGCCGCAGCCCATGCGCCCGCCGCAGCCGGTGATCCCGCCGCGCCGCATGGTGGAGCCGGAGCGGAGCGGAGCGGGGAAGGCGTTCGCGGTCGGCGCGGTGGTAGTGGCGCTGGGCGGCGGCGTCTTCGCCTACCAGCAGATGAACCGGGACGAATCCGGCGAGCCCCCGCTCTCCACCCTCTCGGACTCCGCCCGGGCGGACAGCGCGGGCACGGACTCGATGGACTCCACCGACGCGCTGGCGCTGAGCATGGAGGGGCGCCGCGCGCTGCAGGCGCAGAACTTCGGCGCCGCCGCCGACTTCTTTCGCCGCGCCTCCGAGGCCGATCCCAACAACGCCGGCTACCGCGACGGGTACGCCTTTGCGCTGCTGAACCTGGGGCGCGCCGAGGAGGCGGAGCGGGTGCTGGTGGAGGCGATCCGCATCAACCCGCAGTACGACCTGCTGCACAGCCACATGGCCGACGCCCTCCTGGCGCGCGGCGACACGACGGGCGCGGTGCAGTCGCTGGAGCGCTTCATCCAGCTCACCCCCGACCGCCCCGCGCAGACTCAGGCGCAGCAGCGGCTCCAGGCACTGACGCAGGCGCTGCAGGCGACCCCGCCGCCGCCGCAGACCTTCGACAGCACCACCGTCCCGGCCCCCACCCCGGCGCCGCCGGACACGAGCACCGCCCCGCGCGACACCATCCGCATGCAGGGCTGA
- a CDS encoding FHA domain-containing protein, translating into MTDATSHSPVPHEEPLLDQLLREAVPEIKLALGDLIDRDNARSLPDRYARLLPETVLVVTLRPDAAHSLSPVAEQLEGELTDSCMRHGSLYDRPYRVRLHEAGDPGAPLFRISKEAPGGPADRPGLTESGATPPPAASLGTVAAAPFAPPVAPIEARGETIAVPPPRTVAPPPAPKPAPAPAPAPAPVFDDPDATRMEGIAPAARDAPGWDATKWELVVEDADGADAERFPVTAAEVTVGRHTDNPQLQSDLMLSGAPQVSRRHLVLRWAPRDGAPGFQVANLGLNALHVEDAEIAGANLKGPYRLEDVPERHTRWVPADARMRIGENGPILRVRAAAVAAPDGDAGPEDPEATRFG; encoded by the coding sequence ATGACCGACGCCACATCGCACTCCCCGGTTCCGCACGAAGAGCCGCTCCTCGACCAGCTCCTCCGCGAGGCGGTGCCCGAGATCAAGCTGGCGCTGGGCGACCTGATCGACCGCGACAACGCGCGCTCCCTGCCGGACCGCTACGCCCGCCTGCTGCCGGAGACGGTGCTGGTGGTGACGCTGCGCCCGGATGCCGCGCACTCGCTGAGCCCCGTGGCCGAGCAGCTGGAGGGGGAGCTGACCGACTCGTGCATGCGCCATGGCTCGCTGTACGACCGCCCGTACCGCGTGCGGCTGCACGAGGCAGGCGACCCCGGCGCGCCGCTCTTCCGCATCTCCAAGGAGGCCCCCGGCGGCCCCGCGGACCGTCCGGGCCTCACGGAGAGCGGCGCCACGCCGCCACCCGCCGCCTCGCTGGGCACCGTCGCCGCCGCGCCGTTCGCCCCGCCCGTGGCCCCCATCGAGGCGCGCGGCGAGACGATCGCCGTGCCCCCGCCGCGCACCGTCGCACCGCCGCCCGCGCCGAAACCCGCGCCGGCCCCGGCTCCGGCCCCCGCGCCCGTGTTCGACGACCCGGATGCCACGCGGATGGAGGGGATCGCCCCCGCCGCCAGGGACGCGCCGGGGTGGGACGCGACGAAGTGGGAGCTGGTGGTGGAGGACGCGGACGGCGCCGACGCCGAGCGCTTCCCGGTCACCGCCGCCGAGGTGACGGTGGGGCGCCACACGGACAATCCGCAGCTCCAGAGCGACCTGATGCTGAGCGGGGCGCCGCAGGTGAGCCGCCGCCACCTGGTGCTGCGCTGGGCGCCGCGCGACGGCGCACCGGGGTTCCAGGTGGCCAACCTTGGGCTGAACGCACTGCACGTGGAGGACGCCGAGATCGCGGGCGCCAACCTCAAGGGCCCGTACCGCCTGGAGGATGTGCCGGAGCGCCACACGCGCTGGGTGCCGGCCGACGCGCGGATGCGGATCGGCGAGAACGGCCCCATCCTGCGGGTGCGCGCCGCGGCCGTGGCCGCTCCCGACGGCGACGCCGGGCCGGAGGATCCGGAGGCGACGCGGTTCGGATGA
- a CDS encoding protein phosphatase 2C domain-containing protein, with product MHGLVFDVAGISAQGPRTENQDAFSVDAFAGSGLVAVADGMGGERAGRMAADTALQAITGRGPIHSLDAARYAVRAADEAVARAAQEAPDDRAGMGCAIAIASLTRDRSHGLGWVCANAGDVRLISRSPDGTVRLETRDHTPAYARWEAGEIALDEIPDSPGANKLQRAVGRGAEADATWVPVRAGWTYLLVSDGITKAMRLDELGEAMVVGDASTACEAIARKVEERGPDDNYTAVAVRVLPDGGAVDDSLTQESPRPAATARGPFNPPDSVTRTRNSPLAGIALVLALVALALGAYALMTAMSARKTADDSIQRVQTLSQQNAAPPVTVPADSLGAADSAGAPVTPAVQTPNVQAPAPAGPPAPANSRP from the coding sequence ATGCACGGCCTCGTCTTCGACGTGGCCGGCATCAGCGCGCAGGGCCCGCGCACCGAGAACCAGGACGCCTTTTCCGTGGACGCCTTCGCCGGCAGCGGGCTGGTGGCGGTGGCGGACGGGATGGGCGGCGAGCGCGCCGGGCGGATGGCGGCCGACACGGCGCTGCAGGCCATCACCGGCCGCGGGCCCATCCACTCGCTGGACGCCGCCCGCTACGCCGTGCGCGCCGCCGACGAAGCGGTCGCCCGCGCCGCGCAGGAGGCGCCGGACGACCGCGCGGGAATGGGTTGCGCCATCGCCATCGCCTCGCTCACGCGCGACCGCAGCCACGGGCTGGGATGGGTGTGCGCCAACGCGGGCGACGTGCGCCTGATCTCGCGCTCGCCGGACGGCACGGTGCGGCTGGAGACGCGCGACCACACCCCCGCGTACGCGCGCTGGGAGGCGGGGGAGATCGCGCTGGACGAGATCCCGGACTCGCCGGGCGCCAACAAGCTGCAGCGCGCCGTGGGCCGCGGCGCCGAGGCGGACGCCACCTGGGTTCCCGTGCGGGCGGGGTGGACGTACCTCCTCGTCTCCGACGGCATCACCAAGGCGATGCGCCTGGACGAGCTGGGCGAGGCGATGGTGGTGGGCGACGCCTCCACGGCGTGCGAGGCGATCGCGCGCAAGGTGGAGGAGCGCGGCCCGGACGACAACTACACCGCCGTCGCCGTGCGCGTGCTGCCGGACGGCGGCGCGGTGGACGACTCGCTGACCCAGGAAAGCCCGCGCCCCGCGGCGACCGCGCGCGGACCCTTCAACCCGCCGGACTCCGTGACCCGAACCCGCAACTCGCCGCTGGCGGGGATCGCCCTGGTGCTGGCGCTGGTGGCGCTGGCCCTGGGCGCCTACGCGCTGATGACCGCGATGAGCGCCCGCAAGACCGCCGACGACAGCATCCAGCGCGTGCAGACCCTCAGCCAGCAGAACGCCGCGCCGCCGGTCACCGTCCCGGCCGACTCGCTCGGCGCCGCCGATTCAGCGGGGGCGCCCGTGACCCCGGCCGTGCAGACCCCGAACGTGCAAGCTCCGGCGCCGGCCGGTCCGCCCGCGCCCGCCAACAGCCGCCCATGA
- a CDS encoding FtsW/RodA/SpoVE family cell cycle protein, translating to MALRDLFRRSSSPQPRGPIGVAVQLKSHNIPSAERSGRLIPGLLWWGLVVGVVFYVLAHISIAMDVWPAHGTSVGAGATFVRDMVGLVAWLLLLVVLRRIGYRGSWPVVVLPVLIFCMVRPSIFQTFTDPAYQAPAGRKAEANDLKATRSRLSTIERAYSEERKAAVFQGPAPPLPDPFTQAMKGQARGALIPRLLTYAPVFLAPLALLAGFLMSRRGWLLRWFRDRRLWIFAPAMVLFFGLAFAPGARSTGKVFGTTPWELLLPLFIGVWAATVADDAYNLGQIGQAFRPQRVGRLLLFGAIPLIPFLLIHELGLSVVTAGSMAAMLLVGTRRGWWAGLMLGVWALLVFAAFSTDPRSIQRLNLAYQPYQDLESLPAQQAQRWGERANFQIKLFDANILEGGLLGEGAGRGHPETAPNAADDGYITTIAAHWGLAGSVALVLVYTYFIMQMLGVAVREPGAFERTLATGLALLIGIPFWLATLGGVRVIPLTGVVAAFAAHGGSKLLAASISVGIIAGLSHRRTEEERLEHALATPMESGETAATGVRIV from the coding sequence ATGGCGCTCAGGGATCTCTTCCGCCGCTCCTCCAGCCCGCAGCCGCGCGGGCCCATCGGCGTGGCGGTACAGCTCAAGTCGCACAACATCCCCTCCGCCGAGCGGAGCGGGCGGCTGATTCCGGGGCTCCTCTGGTGGGGGCTGGTGGTGGGCGTGGTGTTCTACGTGCTGGCGCACATCTCCATCGCCATGGACGTGTGGCCTGCGCACGGCACCTCGGTGGGGGCCGGGGCCACCTTTGTGCGCGACATGGTGGGGCTGGTGGCGTGGCTCCTCCTCCTCGTCGTGCTGCGCAGGATCGGCTACCGGGGAAGCTGGCCGGTGGTGGTGCTCCCCGTGCTGATCTTCTGCATGGTGCGCCCCTCCATCTTCCAGACCTTCACCGATCCGGCGTACCAGGCGCCGGCGGGGCGCAAGGCGGAGGCGAACGACCTCAAGGCCACCCGCAGCCGCCTCTCCACCATCGAGCGGGCGTACAGCGAAGAGCGCAAGGCGGCCGTCTTCCAGGGCCCGGCGCCGCCGCTCCCCGACCCGTTCACGCAGGCGATGAAGGGGCAGGCGCGCGGCGCGCTGATCCCGCGGCTCCTTACGTACGCACCCGTCTTCCTGGCGCCGCTGGCGCTGCTGGCGGGGTTCCTGATGTCGCGGCGGGGGTGGCTGCTGCGCTGGTTCCGCGACCGGCGATTGTGGATCTTCGCTCCGGCGATGGTCCTCTTCTTCGGGCTGGCCTTCGCGCCGGGCGCGCGCAGCACGGGCAAGGTGTTCGGCACCACGCCGTGGGAGTTGCTGCTGCCGCTCTTCATAGGCGTGTGGGCGGCCACGGTGGCGGACGACGCGTACAACCTGGGGCAGATCGGGCAGGCGTTCCGGCCCCAGCGCGTGGGGCGGCTGCTGCTGTTCGGCGCCATCCCGCTCATCCCCTTCCTGCTGATCCACGAGCTGGGCCTGTCCGTGGTGACGGCGGGGAGCATGGCGGCGATGCTGCTGGTGGGCACGCGGCGCGGGTGGTGGGCGGGGCTGATGCTGGGCGTGTGGGCGCTGCTGGTGTTCGCGGCGTTCAGCACGGACCCGCGCTCCATCCAGCGCCTGAACCTGGCGTACCAGCCGTACCAGGACCTGGAGTCGCTCCCCGCGCAGCAGGCGCAGCGGTGGGGCGAGCGCGCCAACTTCCAGATCAAGCTGTTCGACGCCAACATCCTGGAAGGCGGCCTGCTGGGCGAGGGCGCCGGTCGCGGCCACCCTGAGACGGCGCCCAACGCGGCCGACGACGGCTACATCACCACCATCGCGGCGCACTGGGGGCTGGCGGGGTCGGTGGCGCTGGTGCTCGTCTACACGTATTTCATCATGCAGATGCTGGGGGTGGCCGTCCGCGAGCCCGGGGCGTTCGAGCGCACGCTGGCCACGGGGCTGGCGCTGCTCATCGGCATCCCCTTCTGGCTGGCCACGCTGGGCGGGGTGCGGGTGATCCCGCTTACCGGCGTGGTGGCGGCCTTTGCGGCGCACGGCGGCTCCAAGCTGCTGGCGGCGTCCATCAGCGTGGGGATCATCGCGGGTCTCAGCCACCGCCGAACCGAGGAGGAGCGCCTGGAGCACGCACTCGCCACCCCCATGGAGAGCGGCGAGACCGCCGCGACGGGGGTCCGCATCGTATGA